Proteins from a single region of Abyssalbus ytuae:
- a CDS encoding DUF4199 domain-containing protein: protein MNPDKIHIRYGIVIALILIAYFLIVKLFGLHENPWLRLLNGAIVAYGIYAAIRYRRLLERDKFEYYSGFKTGIYSGFLATLIFVGFMAVYMYHLDTEFPLKVMDEWMTDYNQGPGILLFVLTVEGFASTVVLTLAFMQKFKPSWNTKKTVQKV, encoded by the coding sequence ATGAATCCAGATAAAATACACATAAGATACGGTATAGTGATAGCATTGATATTAATTGCTTATTTTTTAATAGTAAAGTTATTTGGTTTACATGAAAACCCTTGGTTGCGGCTGTTAAACGGAGCAATAGTGGCATATGGTATTTATGCGGCAATACGTTACAGAAGACTTCTTGAGAGGGATAAGTTTGAGTATTATTCGGGTTTTAAAACAGGTATTTATTCAGGATTTTTGGCAACGTTGATTTTTGTTGGTTTCATGGCAGTTTATATGTATCATCTCGATACCGAATTTCCTTTAAAAGTTATGGATGAATGGATGACAGACTATAACCAGGGCCCCGGAATATTACTTTTTGTTTTAACGGTAGAAGGGTTTGCATCTACAGTAGTGTTAACTCTTGCTTTTATGCAAAAATTCAAACCCAGTTGGAATACAAAAAAAACAGTACAAAAAGTATAA
- the rplU gene encoding 50S ribosomal protein L21 yields the protein MYAIVEIAGQQFKVAKDQKVFVHRLASEEGDKISFDNVLLLDDNGKVTIGAPAIDGAAVEAKVVKHLKGDKVIVFKKKRRKGYRVKNGHRQSLTEIIIESIVASGAKKTAKAEKAAPKKEAKPAAKKEVKAEAKPVKEAAPKKETKAEAKPVKKAGKADDLKKIEGAGPKAAEALVNAGIDTFAKLAKMKPEEISTILTEASSRLSHLVTDTWPKQAKLAAEGKWDELKEYQEKLDGGIEK from the coding sequence ATGTACGCAATTGTAGAGATAGCAGGGCAGCAATTTAAAGTTGCGAAAGACCAGAAAGTATTCGTACACCGTTTAGCATCTGAAGAAGGGGACAAAATTTCTTTTGATAATGTTCTTTTATTAGATGATAACGGAAAAGTTACTATTGGCGCCCCGGCTATAGACGGAGCCGCTGTTGAGGCTAAAGTCGTTAAGCACCTTAAAGGTGATAAAGTAATAGTTTTCAAAAAGAAAAGACGTAAAGGTTACCGAGTTAAAAATGGTCACCGTCAGTCTTTAACCGAGATTATTATTGAAAGCATTGTAGCTTCAGGAGCTAAAAAAACAGCTAAAGCTGAAAAAGCCGCTCCGAAAAAAGAAGCTAAACCTGCAGCAAAGAAAGAAGTGAAGGCTGAAGCTAAGCCTGTTAAAGAAGCTGCTCCTAAAAAAGAAACAAAAGCTGAGGCTAAACCTGTAAAAAAAGCCGGTAAAGCTGATGATTTAAAGAAAATTGAAGGAGCAGGGCCAAAAGCTGCAGAAGCTTTAGTTAATGCAGGGATTGATACATTTGCCAAACTGGCAAAAATGAAGCCTGAAGAAATCAGTACGATTTTAACTGAAGCAAGCTCAAGATTATCTCATTTAGTAACCGACACATGGCCAAAGCAAGCTAAACTTGCTGCCGAAGGTAAGTGGGATGAACTTAAAGAATATCAAGAGAAACTTGACGGAGGAATTGAAAAGTAA
- the rpmA gene encoding 50S ribosomal protein L27: protein MAHKKGVGSSKNGRESESKRLGVKIFGGQAAIAGNIIVRQRGTAHNPGENVYMGKDHTLHAKVDGIVKFEKKRNNKSYVSIEPFEA, encoded by the coding sequence ATGGCTCACAAAAAAGGAGTTGGTAGCTCGAAAAACGGTAGAGAATCAGAATCGAAACGCCTTGGTGTTAAGATTTTTGGAGGGCAGGCCGCGATAGCTGGGAATATTATTGTTCGTCAGCGTGGAACTGCACATAACCCGGGTGAAAATGTTTACATGGGGAAAGACCATACTTTACATGCCAAAGTTGATGGTATCGTAAAATTCGAAAAGAAAAGAAATAACAAGTCATACGTTTCTATTGAGCCTTTTGAGGCATAG
- a CDS encoding tetratricopeptide repeat protein produces the protein MKKYCYIVLLSTLSGYCQINRDVDSAFFYYKNQLEQALKESSSIEITKRRLQFADFYFQVGVFSEAIDQYNKASELADKLNNDTLVVIIKNNIGKVHLAMKNFTLAENYFQNSLKLAQEINFVKGQAISKQLQGTCHEKRGEYLRALEFQKESLTLFQKINHGEGIAIVNENIGSIYEDIAQYNLALDYFKMSYDYFKNTGGAFEASVLNNLGDIYRKTGQYDEAFKYTRKALSLSQTINDSHQIESAHKDLSKTYALRGDFKNAYHHLKESEKINSEKFYSQNTNQLNVLQTVYETKQKESQIKLLLQQNQINEANQRLLIVCIASILVGAFFFFIYFDKKRKQKLKLQQLEQRMLKAELDKKEFEEKNLQREIHLKTSALSRYSLHLAQKNKILEDLSSTLTNISVRENIDVSKKMKQLVKEINFNLHQEHEWDEFMNIFKEIHPGFVKKLSTLSGENLSPAELRLGMLLRLNLSSKEIASILRVTPDSVRVARYRLRKKLPIDQKEELVSFMISL, from the coding sequence ATGAAAAAGTATTGTTATATAGTTTTATTATCTACGCTATCAGGTTATTGCCAAATTAACAGAGATGTTGATTCTGCTTTTTTTTACTATAAAAATCAATTGGAGCAGGCATTAAAAGAATCGTCTTCCATAGAAATTACTAAAAGGCGTTTACAATTTGCAGATTTTTATTTTCAGGTCGGGGTTTTTTCCGAAGCTATCGATCAATATAACAAGGCTTCAGAATTAGCTGACAAGCTTAATAACGATACCCTGGTTGTTATTATAAAAAACAATATAGGTAAAGTTCACCTGGCCATGAAGAATTTTACTCTGGCCGAAAATTATTTTCAAAATAGTTTAAAGCTGGCACAGGAAATAAATTTTGTAAAGGGGCAGGCAATTTCTAAGCAGCTACAGGGTACTTGCCATGAAAAAAGAGGAGAATATCTCCGCGCCTTAGAATTTCAAAAAGAAAGTTTAACACTATTTCAAAAAATAAATCATGGAGAGGGGATTGCTATTGTTAATGAGAATATTGGGAGTATTTATGAAGATATAGCTCAATATAATCTGGCTTTGGATTATTTTAAAATGTCATATGATTATTTTAAGAATACAGGGGGAGCTTTTGAAGCCAGTGTATTAAATAATTTGGGAGATATATATCGAAAAACCGGCCAATACGATGAGGCTTTCAAATATACCCGAAAAGCTTTAAGCTTGTCTCAAACTATAAACGATAGTCATCAAATAGAAAGTGCCCATAAAGACTTATCCAAAACATACGCCCTGAGAGGAGATTTCAAAAATGCTTACCACCATCTTAAAGAATCGGAAAAAATAAACAGTGAAAAATTTTATTCTCAAAATACCAATCAGCTAAATGTATTACAAACGGTTTATGAAACAAAACAAAAGGAATCTCAAATTAAACTCCTTTTACAACAAAACCAGATAAATGAGGCCAATCAAAGATTATTGATTGTTTGTATAGCCTCAATTTTAGTGGGGGCTTTCTTTTTCTTTATCTATTTTGACAAAAAAAGAAAACAGAAGTTAAAGTTACAGCAATTGGAACAAAGAATGCTAAAAGCCGAATTAGATAAAAAAGAGTTTGAAGAAAAGAATCTCCAGCGCGAGATCCATTTAAAAACCTCTGCACTTTCAAGATACAGTTTACACCTGGCTCAAAAGAATAAAATCCTGGAAGATTTATCCAGCACTCTGACGAATATTTCTGTGAGGGAGAATATTGATGTAAGTAAAAAGATGAAACAATTGGTAAAAGAAATTAATTTCAATTTACATCAGGAGCACGAATGGGACGAGTTTATGAATATCTTTAAAGAGATACATCCCGGTTTTGTAAAAAAGCTGTCAACATTATCTGGTGAGAATTTATCTCCGGCTGAACTCCGTTTAGGCATGCTTTTACGGCTTAACCTGTCATCAAAAGAAATAGCGTCTATACTTAGGGTTACACCTGATAGTGTTAGGGTAGCCAGGTACCGATTGAGAAAAAAACTTCCCATCGATCAAAAAGAAGAACTGGTAAGTTTTATGATATCTCTTTAG
- a CDS encoding TonB-dependent receptor, which yields MFSVKLAKTLFVTLYVALFFNLAQSQNGTIQGVIIDNYGIYVPGASVQINSLNKGTTSNQDGKFTFVDVPEGSYSLKVKYLGYSDIDVEVTVNAGKTSYTEIRLTETDIILDDVEVVAYSLGGQSRALNTQKNNINITNVVSTEQIGKFPDANIGDAVKRIPGITMQVDQGEARNIIVRGLAPQLNSVTLNGSRIPSAEGDNRNVQMDLIPSDMIQAIEVSKAVTPDMDADALGGSVNLITRSSPNDFRLSATIGSGINFITDKRILNGSFLLGDRTKDKKFGWMISASVNDNDFGSDNIEAEWSDEFEYNTGEQDGEGEDILEELDVNPYPNVFEIRTYLVQRVRRSFSANFDYMFNNNHSLFFKSMYNWRDDRENRLRAEYEILDGEDIEAGDFEIANGNLIRFPVEVKRQTKGGVPGGRNKNARLEDQRMQNYSLGGNHLFGSLKFDWMGSYAKASEERPNERYLEYESEYIINNDFNNTKYPLYTPADATDTSLDNFEFGELTEENQYTEEKDINAFANFELPADFFGKGEGIVKFGLRGRFKDKNRENDFYEFEPVSGLETLADVDTQNYTDPDFLAGNQYQAGFFATPAFLGSLNVFDENQFEGELLPEEFETANFDVKENVFAGYLMANQKISDKLNILAGVRVESTKIESTGNEIIFDEEGDIEGVNELNQESSYTNFLPGVHFKYDVNDATVLRFAWTNTIARPNYVDLVPFREINNEDEEIIVGNTELDPTTSMNFDFMAEHYFKSVGVLSGGIFYKNVKDFIYVFVSEDETTGYDLYQPLNGDKATIFGAEVSFQRQLDFLPGFAKNFGIYLNYTYLNSDAEGIRNEDGDERGDLELPGSAPHMFNGSLSYSDKKFSARLSANFSDSYLDELGGNSFEDRYYDEQFFLDFNASFSINKNLRIYADLNNITNQPLRYYQGVKERTMQLEYYSRRLTFGLKYDLF from the coding sequence ATGTTTTCGGTTAAACTTGCAAAAACACTGTTCGTAACCTTGTATGTTGCCTTATTTTTTAATCTGGCACAGTCTCAAAACGGAACAATTCAGGGGGTTATTATAGATAATTACGGAATATATGTGCCTGGTGCTTCCGTACAAATCAATTCTTTAAATAAAGGAACAACTTCAAATCAGGATGGTAAATTTACTTTTGTAGATGTGCCGGAGGGCAGTTATTCTCTCAAGGTTAAATATTTAGGCTATTCAGATATTGATGTAGAAGTAACTGTAAATGCAGGTAAAACATCTTATACTGAAATCAGACTGACTGAAACCGATATCATTCTGGATGATGTAGAAGTTGTAGCTTATTCATTAGGCGGGCAGTCACGGGCCCTGAATACTCAAAAAAACAATATAAATATAACCAATGTGGTTTCTACAGAGCAAATAGGTAAGTTTCCCGATGCCAATATTGGTGATGCCGTTAAAAGAATTCCGGGAATAACCATGCAGGTAGATCAGGGGGAGGCAAGAAACATAATTGTAAGGGGGCTCGCACCCCAGCTTAATTCGGTTACCCTAAACGGTAGCAGGATTCCTTCGGCCGAAGGTGATAACAGAAATGTTCAGATGGATCTTATACCCTCTGATATGATTCAAGCCATTGAAGTAAGCAAAGCGGTTACACCCGATATGGATGCTGATGCCCTTGGCGGATCGGTAAATTTAATTACCAGGTCTTCACCTAATGATTTCAGACTGTCGGCGACTATTGGCTCCGGTATAAACTTTATTACGGATAAAAGAATTTTAAACGGGTCTTTCTTATTAGGAGACAGGACTAAAGATAAAAAGTTCGGCTGGATGATATCAGCCTCTGTTAATGATAACGATTTTGGTTCTGACAATATAGAAGCCGAATGGTCTGACGAGTTCGAATATAATACTGGTGAACAGGATGGAGAAGGGGAAGATATTCTTGAAGAGCTGGATGTGAATCCGTATCCCAATGTTTTTGAAATAAGAACCTATTTGGTTCAGAGGGTAAGAAGAAGTTTTTCTGCCAATTTTGATTACATGTTTAATAACAATCATTCCCTGTTTTTCAAATCGATGTATAACTGGCGTGATGACAGGGAAAACAGGCTCAGGGCAGAGTATGAAATACTGGACGGGGAAGATATAGAAGCGGGAGATTTTGAAATTGCCAACGGAAATTTAATTCGTTTTCCGGTAGAAGTTAAACGGCAAACCAAGGGAGGGGTGCCCGGTGGCCGAAATAAAAACGCCCGTTTAGAAGACCAGAGAATGCAAAATTACAGCCTGGGAGGTAATCATTTATTTGGCAGTTTAAAATTTGACTGGATGGGATCCTATGCAAAAGCTTCAGAAGAACGTCCCAACGAACGTTATCTTGAATATGAAAGTGAATATATAATAAACAATGACTTTAATAATACAAAATATCCATTATACACCCCGGCGGATGCAACCGATACCTCATTAGATAATTTTGAATTCGGAGAACTTACCGAAGAAAATCAATATACAGAAGAAAAAGACATTAATGCCTTTGCCAATTTTGAATTACCGGCAGATTTTTTTGGAAAAGGAGAAGGAATTGTAAAATTTGGTTTAAGAGGTCGTTTTAAAGATAAAAACAGGGAAAATGACTTTTATGAATTTGAACCTGTAAGCGGATTGGAAACTTTAGCAGATGTTGACACCCAAAATTACACAGATCCCGATTTTTTAGCAGGAAACCAGTATCAGGCAGGTTTTTTTGCTACCCCTGCATTTTTAGGCTCGTTAAATGTGTTTGATGAAAATCAGTTTGAAGGAGAGTTATTACCCGAAGAGTTTGAAACGGCTAATTTTGATGTAAAAGAAAATGTGTTTGCAGGCTACCTGATGGCTAACCAAAAAATATCAGATAAATTAAATATTCTGGCCGGTGTCAGGGTAGAAAGTACCAAAATTGAAAGTACCGGAAATGAAATTATTTTTGATGAAGAGGGCGATATAGAAGGAGTTAATGAACTTAATCAGGAAAGTTCATATACTAATTTCCTACCGGGAGTTCATTTTAAATACGATGTAAATGATGCCACTGTTTTGCGTTTTGCATGGACCAATACCATTGCCCGTCCCAATTATGTAGACCTGGTTCCTTTCAGGGAGATAAATAATGAAGATGAGGAAATTATTGTTGGAAATACCGAGCTGGACCCGACCACTTCAATGAACTTTGATTTTATGGCCGAGCATTATTTTAAATCAGTAGGAGTATTGTCCGGCGGTATCTTTTACAAAAATGTAAAAGATTTCATATACGTTTTTGTTTCTGAAGATGAAACAACAGGATACGATTTGTATCAACCCTTAAACGGGGATAAGGCCACTATTTTTGGTGCTGAAGTATCTTTTCAAAGACAACTTGATTTTTTGCCCGGATTTGCTAAAAACTTTGGTATATATTTAAACTATACCTATCTCAATTCTGATGCTGAAGGAATAAGAAATGAAGATGGGGATGAAAGAGGTGATCTCGAATTACCGGGCTCTGCCCCCCATATGTTTAACGGATCATTATCGTATTCAGATAAAAAATTCAGTGCCAGGTTATCAGCTAATTTTTCAGATTCCTACCTGGATGAACTTGGAGGAAATAGTTTTGAAGACAGGTATTATGATGAACAATTTTTCCTCGATTTTAATGCTTCCTTCTCTATTAATAAAAATTTGAGAATTTATGCCGATTTAAACAATATTACCAATCAGCCATTAAGATATTACCAGGGTGTAAAGGAAAGAACCATGCAACTGGAATATTACAGCCGGAGACTAACTTTTGGTTTAAAATATGACTTGTTTTAA
- a CDS encoding phytase: MKNIFYILAGIVVFSCEKKLPPVAPDVITKKVVHDTDDPAIWINKEDPSKSIVFGTDKNTDGAIFGFDLEGNILQELTIKNVKYPNNIDLEYDFKLNDSTTVDVIAFTEREKGQIRLFSVPDMVSLDNGGFPVFEDEKDSLMRMPMGIGLYKNPETKSLQAIVSRKNGPLENYLYQYEFRADSSGVKAALVRKFGKFSGKEEIEAVAVDDQLGFVYYSDEGVCIRKYYANPLKGNEELHCFGSENFKEDIEGIAIAVKENNEGYIIVSDQQRGQFNIFSRKDNTFIKAINLSTIETDGCDVVTTPLGNTFKTGLFVAMNDDGTFYFYDLAKLGL, translated from the coding sequence ATGAAAAACATATTCTATATATTAGCAGGCATAGTTGTATTTTCCTGCGAAAAAAAGCTTCCTCCCGTAGCTCCTGATGTTATCACTAAAAAAGTAGTTCACGACACCGACGATCCTGCTATATGGATCAATAAAGAAGATCCGTCAAAAAGTATTGTGTTTGGTACAGACAAAAATACAGACGGAGCAATTTTCGGGTTTGATCTCGAAGGGAATATTTTACAAGAACTCACCATTAAAAATGTAAAATACCCTAACAATATAGACCTCGAATATGATTTTAAGTTAAATGACTCTACCACCGTTGATGTTATTGCCTTTACCGAAAGGGAGAAAGGGCAGATAAGGTTGTTTTCAGTGCCGGATATGGTTTCCCTGGACAACGGAGGTTTTCCGGTGTTTGAAGATGAAAAAGATTCCTTAATGAGAATGCCAATGGGAATAGGGTTGTATAAAAATCCCGAAACAAAATCTTTACAGGCTATTGTGAGTAGAAAAAACGGTCCCTTGGAAAATTATTTGTATCAATACGAGTTCAGGGCAGATAGTAGTGGAGTAAAAGCGGCATTGGTAAGGAAATTCGGAAAATTCAGTGGGAAAGAAGAAATAGAAGCTGTCGCGGTTGATGACCAATTGGGTTTTGTATATTATTCCGACGAAGGTGTATGCATTAGAAAATATTATGCAAACCCTTTAAAAGGCAATGAAGAGCTTCATTGTTTCGGATCAGAAAATTTTAAAGAAGATATTGAAGGGATTGCTATAGCCGTTAAGGAAAATAATGAAGGATACATTATTGTATCCGACCAGCAAAGAGGCCAGTTCAATATATTTTCAAGAAAGGACAATACTTTTATAAAAGCCATTAACCTTAGCACCATTGAGACTGATGGTTGCGATGTGGTTACTACCCCTCTTGGAAATACTTTTAAAACCGGATTATTTGTTGCAATGAACGATGACGGTACTTTTTATTTTTATGATTTGGCAAAATTAGGCTTGTAA
- a CDS encoding 5' nucleotidase, NT5C type, which produces MTIFVDMDEVLADTYLAHIEQYNEDFNENLTLEECWGNEVWKAVPGHRQQSVKNHARTIGFFRKLKPVKNSQEVLKELHDKHEVYIASAATQFPNSLQEKSDWLDEYFPFIDWKKRILCGNKFILKGDVLIDDRSYNLEHFEGRPLLFTSGHNIHENRFERVNMWEEIAHKLL; this is translated from the coding sequence ATGACCATTTTTGTAGATATGGACGAGGTATTAGCAGACACGTATCTTGCCCATATAGAACAGTATAACGAAGACTTCAACGAAAATTTAACACTTGAAGAATGCTGGGGCAATGAAGTGTGGAAAGCTGTGCCCGGCCACCGGCAACAAAGTGTAAAAAACCACGCGCGTACAATAGGGTTTTTCAGAAAGTTGAAACCTGTAAAAAACAGTCAGGAAGTGCTAAAAGAGTTGCATGATAAACATGAAGTATATATAGCTTCAGCGGCCACCCAGTTTCCTAACTCGTTACAGGAAAAAAGTGATTGGCTGGATGAATATTTCCCGTTTATAGACTGGAAAAAACGTATTCTTTGCGGTAATAAATTCATTTTAAAGGGCGATGTATTAATTGATGACCGTAGTTACAACCTCGAACATTTTGAAGGCAGGCCTCTTTTGTTTACTTCCGGTCATAATATACATGAAAACCGTTTTGAACGGGTAAATATGTGGGAAGAAATAGCTCATAAATTATTATAA